The Prevotella sp. E9-3 genome has a window encoding:
- the fic gene encoding protein adenylyltransferase Fic codes for MSKKSIRFFNDREVRAVWDEEHNKWWFSATDIVRAINDEEDYVKAGNYWRWLKKKLNTDDIQLVSITHDFKFEAPDGKQRKADALDAEGVQTLAIHYPNNRANAFLNWFTYSDNSIDGQSKKKAYTLIESGLLDSMEPGTVKCLQQIHAYLFGGLYDFAGQIRTKTIWKDGTLFCRAEYLMQNLRLIEQMPENSFDEIVNKYVEMNVAHPFMEGNGRSTRIWLDLMFKKNLKLCVDWSQIDKKRYLEAMRRSTTDPTYIKALLNGAMTDEIDDREIFMKGIDYSYYYEQEE; via the coding sequence ATGAGCAAAAAGTCTATCCGTTTTTTTAACGACCGTGAGGTACGGGCCGTCTGGGACGAAGAGCACAACAAGTGGTGGTTTTCGGCTACAGACATTGTGCGAGCCATCAATGATGAGGAGGATTATGTAAAGGCCGGTAACTATTGGCGCTGGCTGAAAAAGAAGTTAAACACAGACGACATTCAACTCGTGAGTATCACTCACGACTTCAAATTCGAGGCTCCTGATGGCAAACAACGTAAGGCCGATGCGCTGGATGCAGAGGGTGTGCAGACATTAGCCATCCACTATCCTAACAATCGGGCTAATGCCTTTCTCAATTGGTTCACCTATAGCGACAACAGCATTGACGGGCAAAGCAAGAAGAAAGCATACACGCTGATAGAGAGTGGTTTGCTCGACAGTATGGAGCCAGGAACGGTGAAATGCCTACAACAGATTCATGCCTACCTCTTCGGCGGACTCTATGACTTTGCCGGGCAGATACGCACCAAGACTATCTGGAAAGACGGTACGCTGTTTTGTCGTGCCGAATATCTGATGCAGAATCTGAGGCTTATTGAACAGATGCCTGAAAATTCTTTCGATGAAATAGTCAATAAGTATGTAGAGATGAACGTGGCGCATCCCTTTATGGAAGGCAATGGGCGTTCTACTCGCATCTGGTTGGACTTGATGTTCAAGAAAAACCTGAAACTGTGTGTCGATTGGAGCCAGATAGACAAGAAACGCTATCTGGAAGCGATGCGGAGAAGTACCACTGACCCAACATACATTAAGGCCTTACTTAACGGGGCAATGACAGATGAGATTGATGACCGTGAGATTTTTATGAAAGGCATAGACTACTCTTACTATTACGAACAGGAAGAATAG
- a CDS encoding SufE family protein: MTINERQDEIIEEFQGFDDWMDKYQLLIDLGNEQEPLDEKYKTESNLIDGCQSRVWLQADYEDGRIHFSAESDALIVKGIVALLIRVLDNSTPQEILDADLYFIEQIGLKEHLSPTRSNGLLAMVKQMRMYALAYGKKG; this comes from the coding sequence ATGACAATCAACGAAAGGCAAGACGAGATTATAGAGGAGTTTCAGGGGTTTGACGACTGGATGGATAAGTATCAGTTGCTGATAGACCTGGGAAATGAGCAGGAGCCACTGGATGAGAAATACAAGACTGAGAGCAATCTGATTGATGGCTGTCAGAGTCGTGTGTGGCTTCAAGCTGACTATGAGGACGGTCGTATTCATTTCTCAGCTGAGAGTGATGCGCTGATAGTGAAAGGTATTGTTGCTTTGCTGATCAGAGTGCTTGACAACAGCACCCCACAGGAGATTCTTGATGCCGATCTTTATTTTATTGAGCAGATAGGATTGAAAGAGCATCTTTCGCCCACCCGCTCAAACGGATTGCTGGCAATGGTGAAGCAAATGCGAATGTACGCACTGGCATACGGGAAAAAAGGATAA
- a CDS encoding histidine-type phosphatase — translation MSRLLLLVIFQISILLLSAQPTSQEEILGNPNLSASNSVAYPSHQTKLTPAPKGMKPFYLSHYGRHGSRYLTKKEEYNYVPRILKEAEKLGKLTKLGIDVLKRAQYIREKTTGHCGDLTPLGAQQLRDIARRMTENFPELFRRNATVDARSTVVSRCILSMGNAILQLKAYNPRLEIRKTASGHENYFMYYQDKKLRAKNRPDTLIKAYNKFCEDHWAHDRLMNSLFNDPAYIRDSIDIKELHLRLFRLAGILQNTELADSVSLYDIFTPNEIYNNWLTANVWWYLGYGFTSLNGGTQPFVQRNLLRKMIADADSCIQLKETNVQLRFGHDTILLPLVCLMGINGYDKQVDNLDSLAASGWIDYRVFPMAGNLQLVFYRRNAKDRDPLLKVLLNEQEATLPIPAYQGPYYRWADVKKYMLRRLSTYAE, via the coding sequence ATGAGCCGACTTCTACTGCTGGTCATTTTCCAAATATCCATTCTACTGCTTTCTGCGCAGCCAACATCACAGGAAGAGATACTTGGCAACCCCAATCTTTCTGCCAGCAATAGTGTGGCATATCCATCACATCAGACAAAACTGACCCCTGCACCCAAAGGGATGAAGCCTTTCTACTTGAGTCACTATGGCCGTCACGGCTCGCGCTACCTGACCAAGAAAGAGGAATATAACTATGTGCCACGCATACTGAAAGAGGCTGAGAAACTGGGTAAACTGACCAAGCTGGGAATAGACGTGCTGAAACGTGCCCAGTATATCAGGGAAAAGACTACCGGTCACTGTGGCGACCTCACACCATTGGGTGCCCAACAGCTTAGGGACATTGCCCGCCGTATGACCGAGAATTTCCCAGAGCTCTTTCGCAGAAATGCCACAGTTGACGCCCGTAGCACGGTGGTGTCACGATGCATCCTGTCAATGGGCAATGCCATCCTCCAGCTGAAAGCCTACAATCCACGACTGGAAATCAGAAAGACAGCCAGTGGTCACGAGAATTACTTCATGTACTATCAAGACAAGAAACTCAGGGCGAAAAACCGTCCCGACACGCTGATAAAGGCATACAACAAGTTCTGCGAGGACCATTGGGCTCACGACCGTCTGATGAACTCGTTGTTCAACGACCCGGCATATATAAGAGACAGTATTGATATCAAGGAGTTGCATTTGCGCCTGTTCCGTTTGGCTGGCATCCTGCAAAATACCGAACTGGCCGATTCTGTAAGCCTGTACGACATTTTCACACCAAACGAGATATACAACAACTGGCTTACGGCAAACGTATGGTGGTATCTGGGCTACGGGTTCACTTCTCTGAACGGCGGCACACAGCCTTTCGTACAACGCAACCTCCTGCGCAAGATGATTGCTGATGCCGACTCGTGCATACAACTGAAGGAAACCAACGTCCAACTGCGTTTCGGTCACGACACCATTCTGCTGCCCTTGGTTTGTCTGATGGGCATCAACGGATACGACAAGCAAGTGGATAATCTTGACTCACTGGCTGCCAGCGGATGGATTGACTACCGGGTGTTCCCCATGGCCGGCAACCTCCAGTTAGTATTCTATCGCCGTAATGCGAAAGACCGTGACCCGTTGCTGAAAGTCTTGCTGAACGAGCAAGAGGCCACTCTTCCCATCCCCGCCTATCAAGGCCCTTACTACCGATGGGCAGATGTAAAAAAATATATGCTAAGAAGACTTAGCACATATGCTGAGTAA
- the rpoN gene encoding RNA polymerase factor sigma-54 — protein MAQSQIQEQKLEQKLQQSISAQQLLQAQLVELPITQLMERIETEMHDNPALETSADEDMPLDDHFSTDGSIDSDDSSDDDFDLQREREERSDALDAALENIGRDDEELPVYHGGYSSAEEREDMVYGDTLSFYDQILQQVNELQITERERYIMEYLIGSLDDDGLLRKELESISDELAIYHNVDATTDEIEQVLHKLQQLDPPGIGARSLQECLLLQIDRKGEEDNYSPTLIAQMREVISNHFEEFTKKHWDRIRSALGIKDNQVELLQRELRRLNPKPGASMGESVGRSMQQITPDFIVDTQDDGTLTFSLNNGELPQLQVSQSFADLLKDYQQNKEGLSRQMKEALLYTKQKVDAAQSFIEAVRTRRHTLTVTMKAIIQIQHRFFEDGDEASLRPMILKDVAAKTGLDLSTISRVSNSKYVLTRWGMFPLKFFFSDGFTTESGEELSTREIKAALREIIEGEDKKHPFSDDALSDLLKQKGYPVARRTVAKYRDQMGFPVARLRK, from the coding sequence ATGGCTCAGAGTCAGATACAAGAACAGAAGCTGGAGCAGAAACTCCAACAGAGCATCTCAGCCCAGCAGTTGCTACAGGCGCAACTTGTAGAGTTGCCCATTACGCAACTCATGGAGCGTATTGAGACCGAGATGCACGACAATCCGGCTCTGGAGACATCTGCTGACGAGGACATGCCTCTGGATGATCATTTCAGTACTGACGGAAGTATAGACAGTGACGACTCTTCCGATGACGATTTCGACCTGCAGCGTGAACGTGAAGAGCGCAGCGATGCCCTTGACGCCGCTCTTGAGAATATAGGGCGCGACGATGAAGAACTGCCCGTTTATCATGGTGGCTACTCATCGGCCGAAGAGCGTGAGGACATGGTGTATGGCGATACGCTCTCCTTCTACGACCAGATTCTGCAGCAGGTCAACGAGCTGCAGATCACCGAGCGTGAGCGTTATATCATGGAGTATCTGATAGGCTCGCTCGACGATGACGGTCTGTTGCGCAAGGAGTTGGAGAGCATCAGCGACGAACTGGCCATCTATCACAATGTAGATGCCACCACCGATGAGATTGAACAGGTGCTTCATAAACTTCAGCAACTTGACCCTCCCGGTATTGGCGCCCGCTCGCTGCAAGAGTGCCTGCTGCTCCAGATAGACAGAAAGGGAGAGGAGGATAATTATTCTCCAACGCTCATTGCCCAGATGCGTGAGGTGATCAGTAACCATTTTGAAGAGTTCACCAAGAAACACTGGGACCGCATCCGTTCGGCCTTAGGCATTAAAGACAATCAGGTGGAACTCCTTCAGCGCGAACTGCGCCGACTGAATCCCAAACCGGGTGCCTCTATGGGTGAAAGCGTGGGGCGCTCCATGCAACAGATAACTCCCGATTTTATTGTAGATACACAGGATGACGGTACGCTCACCTTCAGCCTCAACAATGGCGAACTGCCACAGTTGCAGGTGTCGCAGTCGTTTGCCGATTTGCTGAAAGACTATCAGCAGAACAAGGAAGGTCTCTCTCGACAGATGAAGGAAGCCCTTCTCTATACCAAGCAGAAAGTAGATGCCGCACAAAGCTTTATTGAGGCTGTGCGCACCCGCCGCCACACGCTTACCGTGACGATGAAGGCCATTATCCAGATTCAGCACCGCTTTTTTGAGGATGGAGACGAAGCCTCGCTGCGCCCAATGATTCTGAAAGATGTGGCTGCAAAGACGGGGCTCGACCTTTCTACTATCTCACGCGTCAGCAACTCCAAGTATGTACTTACCCGCTGGGGCATGTTCCCATTGAAATTTTTCTTCAGCGACGGCTTTACTACCGAGAGCGGCGAGGAACTGTCCACCCGTGAGATAAAAGCTGCCCTGCGCGAAATAATCGAGGGTGAGGACAAGAAACACCCATTCTCTGACGATGCCCTCAGCGATTTGCTGAAACAGAAAGGCTATCCTGTGGCCCGTCGCACGGTGGCTAAGTATCGCGATCAGATGGGGTTCCCTGTAGCACGATTAAGAAAATGA
- the purE gene encoding 5-(carboxyamino)imidazole ribonucleotide mutase — MTPQVSIIMGSTSDLPVMEKACKLLDELQVPFEVNALSAHRTPEAVEEFARTAKDRGLKVIIAGAGMAAALPGVIAASTTLPVIGVPIKGMLDGLDAMLSIIQMPPGIPVATVGVNGAQNAAILAVEMLALADEALAERLSAYKSGLKAKIEKANKELAEVKYQFKTN; from the coding sequence ATGACTCCACAAGTTAGCATCATCATGGGCAGCACTAGTGACCTGCCCGTTATGGAGAAAGCCTGCAAGTTGCTCGACGAGCTGCAGGTTCCGTTTGAAGTGAATGCCCTTTCGGCTCATCGCACTCCCGAGGCTGTTGAGGAATTTGCCCGTACCGCCAAGGATCGTGGTCTGAAAGTGATTATTGCCGGTGCCGGTATGGCTGCCGCACTGCCCGGCGTGATAGCCGCTTCTACCACTCTGCCGGTGATCGGTGTACCCATCAAAGGTATGCTTGATGGTCTTGACGCCATGCTCAGCATCATCCAGATGCCCCCGGGCATTCCTGTGGCTACTGTGGGTGTGAACGGTGCCCAGAATGCAGCTATCCTTGCTGTCGAGATGCTGGCTCTCGCCGATGAAGCGTTGGCCGAACGTCTTTCAGCCTATAAGAGCGGACTGAAGGCTAAGATTGAGAAGGCCAATAAGGAACTGGCTGAAGTGAAATATCAGTTCAAGACGAACTAA
- a CDS encoding putative 2-dehydropantoate 2-reductase gives MKKVYGVIGVGAIGGFYGAKLAHSGQEVHFLSHSDYQYVKDNGLQVDSCDGSFHIDHPHVYQSATDMPKCDVVLVGLKTTNNHLLPELLTPLLKPSTLVVLIQNGIGVEADVQQMFPHLQLVAGLAFICSAKTKPGVVNHQCYGNINLGNYSCRDERLLQEVVDDFNATGVRAQLVEYEEARWKKAVWNMPFNGMTVALNTRTDLLLKNPATRQLIRDLMMEVINAARHLGVKNIDETFADKMIHTTDVMTPYSPSMKLDFDFHRKMEIKYLYSRPIEIARQAGFEMSKLSMLEAELKFLSEEEEG, from the coding sequence ATGAAAAAAGTTTATGGCGTCATAGGTGTCGGGGCTATCGGCGGGTTCTACGGAGCCAAGCTGGCACACAGCGGACAGGAAGTCCATTTCCTGTCGCATAGCGACTATCAGTATGTGAAGGACAATGGTCTGCAGGTTGATTCGTGCGACGGCTCGTTCCATATTGACCATCCACATGTCTATCAGTCGGCAACTGACATGCCAAAGTGTGATGTGGTGCTGGTGGGCTTGAAAACCACCAACAATCATCTTCTGCCCGAACTACTGACCCCATTGCTGAAGCCCTCTACCCTGGTAGTACTCATTCAGAATGGTATTGGTGTAGAGGCCGATGTTCAGCAGATGTTCCCCCATCTGCAGTTGGTGGCAGGCTTGGCTTTCATCTGTTCTGCCAAAACCAAGCCCGGCGTGGTCAATCATCAGTGCTATGGCAACATCAACTTAGGCAACTACTCTTGCCGTGACGAAAGACTGCTGCAGGAAGTTGTTGACGATTTCAATGCCACTGGCGTGCGTGCACAGCTGGTAGAATATGAGGAAGCACGTTGGAAAAAGGCTGTTTGGAACATGCCCTTCAATGGCATGACCGTAGCCTTGAACACACGTACCGATTTGCTGCTGAAGAATCCGGCTACCCGCCAACTGATTCGTGACCTGATGATGGAGGTAATCAATGCTGCCCGCCATTTAGGGGTGAAGAACATTGACGAGACGTTTGCCGACAAGATGATTCACACCACTGATGTGATGACTCCCTATTCGCCTTCAATGAAACTTGATTTCGATTTCCACAGGAAGATGGAAATCAAGTACCTCTATTCACGTCCTATAGAGATAGCCCGTCAGGCAGGTTTCGAGATGTCTAAACTGTCGATGCTCGAAGCCGAACTGAAGTTCTTGTCAGAGGAAGAAGAGGGCTGA
- a CDS encoding DUF4435 domain-containing protein: MSNRLRDNINSQYFQAANALRSKKARRRIVAYVESYDDIYFWRTVLGPFEDETRYFEVMLPSKQALLRGKKSVLMNFIEGQTGPDMIACVDADYDYLLQGVTPTSKKILTSPYVFHTYVYAIENYQCYAPSLHDVCVAVTLNDHRIFDFQEYFSQFSEAIFPLFVWSVWAYRTGHYGRFSLTDFNRVCDPGGFVIQDSVRSIQNVRRKAFQKVRELQRMFPGNKEAYLKLKDEILTLGVTPQTTYLYIQGHHLFDTVVAPILTKVCNQLRQERQNEIYHSRAHGTQKRNEMSCYENSRQDIKTMLKKNTGYTLSAPFRKLQADIQGYFDQNDQNNQSIQNNLNNQNIPNTPNTQNTQNTQNTQNTQIPQPSSSSDKNFSSASSIDSLDISKPA; encoded by the coding sequence GTGTCGAACCGTTTAAGAGATAATATCAACAGTCAGTACTTCCAGGCAGCCAACGCCTTGAGGTCGAAGAAAGCACGACGCAGGATTGTGGCCTACGTCGAGAGCTACGATGATATTTACTTTTGGCGCACCGTATTAGGTCCTTTTGAAGACGAGACCCGCTATTTTGAGGTGATGCTCCCTTCAAAACAAGCCCTGCTAAGGGGGAAGAAGTCGGTACTGATGAATTTCATTGAAGGACAGACAGGCCCTGACATGATAGCCTGTGTGGATGCCGACTACGACTATCTGCTGCAGGGAGTGACACCTACGTCGAAAAAGATTCTGACCAGTCCATACGTGTTTCACACTTATGTTTATGCCATTGAAAACTATCAATGTTATGCTCCTTCGCTGCACGATGTGTGTGTGGCCGTAACATTGAACGATCACCGCATCTTCGACTTCCAGGAATATTTCAGTCAGTTCAGTGAAGCCATCTTCCCATTGTTCGTATGGTCGGTGTGGGCTTACCGAACGGGTCACTACGGGCGTTTCTCACTCACCGATTTCAATCGAGTGTGCGACCCCGGCGGTTTTGTGATACAAGATTCCGTACGCTCCATTCAGAATGTGCGGCGGAAAGCTTTTCAGAAAGTGCGCGAACTGCAACGGATGTTTCCCGGCAACAAAGAGGCGTACCTGAAACTGAAAGACGAGATTCTGACGCTGGGCGTAACTCCTCAGACCACTTATCTGTACATTCAGGGCCACCATCTGTTCGATACCGTTGTGGCTCCGATTCTAACAAAGGTGTGCAACCAGCTGAGACAGGAACGGCAGAACGAGATCTATCACTCGAGGGCTCACGGCACACAGAAGCGAAATGAAATGTCCTGCTACGAAAACTCGCGACAGGACATTAAAACCATGTTGAAGAAAAACACCGGCTATACGCTTTCGGCACCCTTCCGCAAACTTCAGGCCGATATTCAAGGGTATTTTGATCAGAATGATCAGAATAATCAGAGTATTCAGAATAATCTGAATAATCAGAATATTCCGAACACTCCGAATACTCAGAACACTCAGAACACTCAGAATACTCAGAACACTCAGATCCCTCAGCCCTCTTCTTCCTCTGACAAGAACTTCAGTTCGGCTTCGAGCATCGACAGTTTAGACATCTCGAAACCTGCCTGA
- a CDS encoding AAA family ATPase: protein MQKFANYIKRIEIDSLWSGKKHIVWELDPKVNILSGINGMGKSTIINKVVKGLAAGGEFPSHMLKGVHLDVEPEDARWIRYDMIRSLDSSLSASLSEVDNSMKQALTALSGSFTGSLLDIQLYHLQRKFLDYQVNVGNRIIEQLQTGNMDAAQQLSQKKKRFQDMLDDLFSNTGKRIVRTENEIRFTQIGEQLMPYQLSSGEKQMLIILLTVLVEDDQPYVLFMDEPEVSLHIEWQKKLIDLILELNPNVQIILTTHSPAVVMNGWVDNVTEVSDITV from the coding sequence ATGCAGAAGTTTGCCAACTATATTAAGAGGATAGAGATCGACTCGCTGTGGAGCGGCAAGAAACATATCGTTTGGGAACTGGACCCGAAGGTGAACATCCTGAGTGGTATCAACGGTATGGGCAAGAGCACTATTATAAATAAGGTGGTGAAAGGACTGGCTGCCGGCGGTGAGTTTCCCAGTCACATGCTGAAAGGGGTACACTTGGACGTAGAGCCTGAAGATGCCCGCTGGATACGCTACGATATGATCCGGTCACTGGATAGCAGTCTGTCGGCCTCGCTATCGGAAGTAGATAACTCTATGAAGCAGGCATTGACAGCACTGAGCGGTAGTTTCACCGGTTCATTGCTTGACATACAGCTCTACCACCTGCAACGTAAGTTTCTGGACTATCAAGTGAATGTTGGCAACCGTATCATTGAGCAGTTGCAGACTGGCAATATGGATGCAGCCCAGCAACTGTCGCAAAAGAAGAAACGCTTTCAGGACATGCTCGACGACCTGTTTTCCAATACCGGGAAACGCATTGTGCGCACTGAAAACGAGATACGATTCACACAAATAGGTGAGCAACTCATGCCCTACCAGTTGTCGAGTGGCGAAAAGCAGATGCTCATCATCCTGCTCACTGTCCTTGTTGAGGATGATCAGCCCTACGTACTGTTCATGGACGAACCGGAAGTGAGCCTGCACATTGAATGGCAGAAGAAACTCATCGATCTGATTCTGGAACTGAACCCGAACGTACAGATTATACTCACCACTCACTCGCCGGCCGTAGTGATGAACGGATGGGTGGACAACGTCACAGAAGTGAGCGACATCACTGTATAG
- a CDS encoding carbohydrate kinase, whose translation METKRYVVGLGEVLWDVLPEGKKLGGAPANFAYHAGQFLGMDNTIAVSALGEDKLAEETVSALREHELNDLLPRVPYPTGTVQVQLDEQGIPTYDIKENVAWDNIPFDEDIQMIAQNCRAVCFGSLAQRNVVSRETIHKFLDATPHDCLKIFDINLRQQFYTKEIIQESLQRCNILKINDEELVLIGRMFGYPGLDMENKCWLILGKYNLDMLVLTCGTNGSYVFSRCESNEGPRKACQMSFQETPKVKVADTVGAGDSFTGSFCASILNGKTVSEAHKKAVEVSAFVCTQNGAMPKLPEELLK comes from the coding sequence ATGGAAACAAAACGCTATGTAGTAGGACTCGGAGAGGTCCTTTGGGATGTACTTCCAGAAGGAAAGAAACTGGGTGGCGCTCCTGCCAATTTCGCCTATCATGCCGGACAGTTCCTTGGCATGGACAATACCATCGCCGTGAGTGCATTGGGCGAGGATAAACTGGCTGAAGAAACTGTCAGCGCCCTTCGTGAACATGAACTGAACGACCTGCTGCCCCGTGTGCCATACCCCACAGGCACCGTACAGGTACAGTTGGACGAACAGGGTATTCCCACGTATGATATCAAGGAGAACGTGGCTTGGGACAATATTCCTTTCGACGAGGATATACAGATGATTGCACAAAACTGCCGTGCCGTTTGCTTTGGCTCACTGGCCCAGCGCAATGTGGTGAGCCGCGAGACAATACATAAGTTCCTCGATGCTACCCCACACGACTGCTTGAAGATTTTCGATATCAACCTGCGCCAGCAGTTCTATACCAAGGAGATTATCCAGGAATCGTTGCAGCGTTGCAATATTTTGAAAATCAACGATGAGGAACTGGTGCTTATAGGTCGCATGTTCGGCTATCCCGGTCTGGATATGGAAAACAAGTGCTGGCTCATACTTGGCAAATACAATCTGGACATGCTGGTACTTACCTGTGGCACCAATGGTTCGTATGTGTTCTCACGCTGCGAGTCTAACGAGGGTCCGAGAAAGGCCTGTCAGATGTCGTTCCAGGAAACGCCGAAGGTAAAGGTGGCCGATACCGTAGGAGCCGGCGACTCGTTCACAGGTTCGTTCTGTGCATCGATTCTCAACGGAAAGACGGTATCAGAAGCCCACAAGAAGGCAGTCGAGGTGTCAGCTTTCGTTTGCACACAGAATGGTGCTATGCCTAAACTGCCTGAAGAACTACTCAAATGA
- a CDS encoding MFS transporter: MSQNKKLTLVPLMLCFFCMGFVDLVGIASNYVKEDLSLSDTVANTLPSLVFFWFLIFSVPTGMLMNKIGRKNTVLVSLVITVISLLLPLTANNFYVMLIAFSLLGIGNALMQTSLNPLVSGVIGGENVASTLTFGQFVKAIASFSAPYLAMWGATAVIPSFGLDWRILFCIFLVVGAFSTIWLWITPITEEPIEGKASSFVDCLKLLGTPIVLLSFLSIMCHVGIDVGTNTTAPKILMERLGMTLNEAAFATSLYFIFRTLGCLTGSYILRVMNNRTFFVLSSMMLAVAMCGLFAGQSAGILYASIAMVGYGNSNLFSIVFAQALAAVPQKQNEVSGLMIMGLFGGTIFPLLMGFASDAMGQAGAVSVMAVGVLYLFIYARNLR, translated from the coding sequence ATGAGCCAAAACAAAAAACTTACCCTTGTGCCCCTGATGCTCTGCTTCTTCTGCATGGGCTTCGTCGATCTGGTGGGCATTGCCTCAAACTATGTGAAGGAAGACTTGTCGCTCAGCGATACCGTAGCCAATACGCTGCCCTCGTTGGTGTTCTTCTGGTTCCTCATCTTCTCAGTGCCCACAGGCATGCTGATGAACAAGATTGGAAGAAAGAACACGGTATTGGTGTCGTTGGTCATCACAGTGATTTCACTGTTGCTGCCGCTCACAGCCAATAATTTCTACGTGATGCTCATTGCTTTCTCACTGTTGGGAATTGGCAACGCACTGATGCAGACTTCATTGAACCCACTGGTGAGCGGCGTGATAGGCGGCGAGAATGTGGCCTCTACACTCACCTTCGGACAGTTTGTGAAAGCCATTGCCTCGTTCTCGGCTCCTTATCTGGCCATGTGGGGCGCTACAGCAGTTATTCCCTCGTTCGGACTTGACTGGCGCATACTGTTCTGCATCTTCCTGGTAGTAGGCGCCTTCTCTACCATCTGGCTGTGGATAACTCCTATTACCGAAGAGCCAATCGAGGGAAAAGCCTCCTCCTTTGTCGATTGCCTGAAACTGCTGGGTACTCCCATTGTACTGCTCTCGTTCCTGAGCATCATGTGTCATGTGGGTATTGACGTGGGCACCAACACCACAGCTCCGAAAATTCTGATGGAGCGCCTGGGAATGACGCTCAACGAGGCTGCCTTTGCCACATCACTATACTTCATATTCCGTACACTGGGTTGCCTCACGGGTTCTTACATTCTGCGCGTGATGAACAACCGCACGTTCTTCGTACTCTCGTCGATGATGCTGGCAGTAGCCATGTGCGGCCTCTTCGCCGGTCAGTCGGCAGGCATTCTCTACGCTTCTATCGCAATGGTAGGCTATGGCAACTCCAACCTCTTCTCAATAGTTTTTGCGCAGGCTTTGGCTGCCGTTCCACAGAAACAGAACGAGGTATCGGGACTAATGATTATGGGTCTCTTCGGCGGTACCATCTTCCCCTTGCTGATGGGCTTTGCCAGCGATGCCATGGGACAGGCCGGTGCTGTGTCTGTGATGGCCGTTGGTGTACTGTATCTTTTTATTTATGCTCGTAACCTTCGTTAG